A single window of Solea solea chromosome 9, fSolSol10.1, whole genome shotgun sequence DNA harbors:
- the LOC131465179 gene encoding threonine-rich protein-like, with protein sequence MMKLLLSLTLIWALSSTTAALVCQTCTDDSCTSTVPLTCSTETMCITAAIEAVSSGTPGQQIFKACASSSLCPATGSQIFSVNLGVSSALASATCCNTDNCNSATLSFPTTPSVNSLQCYSCNPVTSQCTTSVQCTGTQDRCIQASLTNGATTSPAFGCASVNTCAAAGSLGTLPFMQNVGNITSGPTCCDTNLCNTVTTTAAPTTTTAAATTTAAPTTTAAATTTAPTTTASPTTTAAATTTAAATTTAAPTTTAAPTTTAAPTTTAAPTTTAAATTAAPTTTAAPTTTAAPTTTAAATTAAPTTTAVPATATASPTSVAIPTTTGAPPTATSNLATQNNPTTTTTTSSSAYCIRLGTIHLLLGLVLFTLF encoded by the exons ATGATGAAGCTACTTCTTTCACTGACTCTCATCTGGGCTCTCTCCAGCACAA ctgcagctcttgtGTGTCAGACTTGCACAGATGATTCATGTACAAGCACCGTACCACTAACATGTTCCACAGAGACAATGTGTATAACTGCCGCCATTGAAG CTGTTTCATCTGGAACTCCTGGACAACAAATCTTTAAGGCATGTGCATCGTCCTCCCTGTGTCCAGCCACAGGATCTCAGATATTTTCAGTCAACTTGGGTGTCTCGAGTGCACTTGCATCTGCTACATGCTGCAACACAGATAACTGCAACTCAGCCACTCTGTCAT TCCCCACCACTCCATCAGTCAACAGCCTCCAGTGTTATTCATGTAACCCTGTCACATCACAATGCACCACTTCAGTACAGTGCACAGGAACACAAGATCGCTGCATTCAAGCAAGTT TGACAAATGGGGCCACCACTTCTCCTGCCTTTGGTTGTGCATCTGTAAACACGTGTGCAGCTGCTGGTAGCCTGGGGACACTACCTTTTATGCAAAATGTTGGCAACATTACCAGTGGACCAACGTGCTGTGACACAAATCTATGTAACACTGTcacaacaactgctgccccaactacaactactgctgcagcaactacaactgctgccccaactacaactgctgcagcaacaactactgctccaactacaactgctagcccaactacaactgctgcagcaactacaactgctgcagcaactacaactgctgctccaactacaactgctgccccaactacaactgctgctccaactacaactgctgccccaactacaactgctgcagcaacaactgctgccccaactacaactgctgctccaactacaactgctgccccaactacaactgctgcagcaacaactgctgctccaactacaactgctgttccAGCAACcgcaactgcttccccaacttcagtTGCTATCCCAACTACAACAGGTGCACCACCTACAGCAACATCCAACTTAGCGACACAAAACaacccaactacaactacaactacctCCAGTTCTGCTTATTGTATCAGACTGGGTACTATCCATCTTCTGTTAggacttgttttatttacccTCTTTTAG
- the LOC131465728 gene encoding threonine-rich protein-like: MMNLLLSLTLIWALSSTTSALVCQTCTDESCTSTVPLTCSTETMCITAAIEAVSSGTPGQQIFKACALSSLCPATGSQIFSVNLGVSSALASTTCCNTDNCNSATLSFPTTPSVNSLQCYSCNPVTSQCTTSVQCTGTQDRCFQSSVTNGASTSPAFGCASTNMCAAAGSLGTLPFMQNVGSISSGPTCCETNLCNTVTTTATPTTTAAPTTTAAPTTTAAPTTTAEYDMNE; the protein is encoded by the exons ATGATGAATCTGCTTCTTTCTCTGACTCTCATCTGGGCGCTCTCCAGCACAA CTTCAGCTCTTGTGTGTCAGACTTGCACAGATGAATCATGTACAAGCACCGTGCCACTAACATGTTCCACAGAGACAATGTGTATAACTGCCGCCATTGAAG CCGTTTCATCTGGAACTCCTGGACAACAAATCTTCAAGGCGTGTGCGTTGTCCTCCCTTTGTCCAGCAACAGGATCTCAGATATTTTCAGTCAACTTGGGTGTTTCGAGTGCACTTGCATCTACTACATGCTGCAACACAGATAACTGCAACTCAGCCACTCTATCAT TCCCCACCACTCCATCAGTCAACAGCCTCCAGTGTTATTCATGTAACCCTGTCACATCACAATGCACCACTTCAGTACAGTGTACGGGAACACAAGATCGCTGCTTTCAATCAAGTG TGACAAATGGGGCCTCCACTTCTCCTGCCTTTGGTTGTGCATCTACAAACATGTGTGCAGCTGCTGGTAGCTTGGGGACACTACCGTTCATGCAAAATGTTGGCAGCATTAGCAGTGGACCAACTTGTTGTGAGACAAATCTATGTAACACTGTCACAACAACTGCtactccaactacaactgctgccccaactacaactgctgctccaactacaactgctgctccaactacaactgctg AATatgacatgaatgaatga
- the LOC131465729 gene encoding integumentary mucin C.1-like gives MMNLLLSLTLIWALSSTTAALVCQTCTDESCTSTVPLTCSTETMCITAAIEAVSSGTPGQQIFKACASSSLCPATGSQIFSVNLGVSSALASTTCCNTDNCNSATLSFPTTPSVNSLQCYSCDPVTSQCTTSVQCTGTQDRCFQSSVTNGASTSPAFGCASTNMCAAAGSLGTLPFMQNVGSISSGPTCCETNLCNTVTTTASPTTTAAPTTTAAPTTTAAPTTTAAPTTTAAPTTTAVPATATASPTVAIPTTTGTSNLATQNNPTTTTTTTTSSSAYCIRLGTIHLLLGLVLFTLF, from the exons ATGATGAATCTGCTTCTTTCTCTGACTCTCATCTGGGCTCTCTCCAGCACAA ctgcagctcttgtGTGTCAGACTTGCACAGATGAATCATGTACAAGCACCGTGCCACTAACATGTTCCACGGAGACAATGTGTATAACTGCCGCCATTGAAG CCGTTTCATCTGGAACTCCTGGACAACAAATCTTCAAGGCGTGTGCGTCGTCCTCCCTTTGTCCAGCCACAGGATCTCAGATATTTTCAGTCAACTTGGGTGTTTCGAGTGCACTTGCATCTACTACATGCTGCAACACAGATAACTGCAACTCAGCCACTCTATCAT TCCCCACCACTCCATCAGTCAACAGCCTCCAGTGTTATTCATGTGACCCTGTCACATCACAATGCACCACTTCAGTACAGTGTACGGGAACACAAGATCGCTGCTTTCAATCAAGTG TGACAAATGGGGCCTCCACTTCTCCTGCCTTTGGTTGTGCCTCTACAaacatgtgtgctgctgctggtagCTTGGGGACACTACCTTTTATGCAAAATGTTGGCAGCATTAGCAGTGGACCAACTTGTTGTGAGACAAATCTATGTAACACTGTCACAACAACTGCTagcccaactacaactgctgccccaactacaactgctgctccaactacaactgctgccccaactacaactgctgctccaactacaactgctgctccaactacaactgctgttccAGCAACtgcaactgcttccccaacagTTGCTATCCCAACTACAACAGGAACATCCAACTTAGCGACACAAAACAACCcgactacaactacaactacaactacctCCAGTTCTGCTTATTGTATCAGACTGGGTACGATCCATCTTCTGCTAggacttgttttatttacccTCTTTTAG
- the LOC131465730 gene encoding threonine-rich protein-like: MMKLLLSLTLIWALSSTTAALVCQTCTDDSCTSTVPLTCSTETMCLTAAIEAVSSGTPGQQIFKACASSSLCPATGSQIFSVNLGISSALASTTCCNTDNCNSATLSFPTTPSVNSLQCYSCDPATSQCTTSVQCTGTQDRCFQASVTNGASTSPAFGCASTNMCAAAGSLGTLPFMQNVGSISSGPTCCETNLCNTLTTTAAPTTTAAPTTTAAPTTTASPTTASPTSSAAATTTTSSPTSTASPTSTAAPTTVSATTTASPTCYPNCNRCTTYSNPCPNSPLNHSNLGSTNSDIQLSDTNQPNYNYNYLQFCLLYQTGFLSAPPPSSSACT; this comes from the exons ATGATGAAGCTACTTCTTTCTCTGACTCTCATCTGGGCTCTGTCCAGCACAA ctgcagctcttgtGTGTCAGACTTGCACTGATGATTCATGTACAAGCACCGTGCCACTAACATGTTCCACGGAGACAATGTGTTTAACTGCCGCCATTGAAG CCGTTTCATCTGGAACTCCTGGACAACAAATCTTCAAGGCGTGTGCGTCGTCCTCCCTTTGTCCAGCCACAGGATCTCAGATATTTTCAGTCAACTTGGGTATTTCGAGTGCACTTGCATCTACTACATGCTGCAACACAGATAACTGCAACTCAGCCACTCTATCAT TCCCCACCACTCCATCAGTCAACAGCCTCCAGTGTTATTCATGTGACCCTGCCACATCACAATGCACCACTTCAGTACAGTGTACGGGAACACAAGATCGCTGCTTTCAAGCAAGTG TGACAAATGGGGCCTCCACTTCTCCTGCCTTTGGTTGTGCATCTACAAACATGTGTGCAGCTGCTGGTAGCTTGGGGACACTACCGTTCATGCAAAATGTTGGCAGCATTAGCAGTGGACCAACTTGTTGTGAGACAAATCTATGTAACACTCTcacaacaactgctgccccaactacaactgctgctccaactacaactgctgccccaactacaactgcttctccaacaactgcttcaccaacttcatctgctgctgcaactacaacgaCATcatcaccaacttcaactgcttcaccaacttcaactgctgccccaacaactgtttccgcaactacaactgcttcaccaac tTGCTACCCCAACTGCAACAGGTGCACCACCTACAGCAACCCCTGCCCCAACAGTCCTCTCAACCATAGCAACCTCGGCTCCACCAACAGTGACATCCAACTTAGCGACACAAACCaacccaactacaactacaactacctCCAGTTCTGCTTGTTGTATCAGACTGG